In one window of Tenacibaculum mesophilum DNA:
- a CDS encoding VWA domain-containing protein produces MYKLEEPIYFYLFAIIPVIIVVFLLVLWWKKRTQKKFANPLLLSKIAPNTSTFKSVLKLVFFLVGLSFLILSLVNPKMGTKLKTVKREGVDVVFALDVSKSMLAEDIAPNRLEKAKQIISKTIDKLGSDRVGIIIYAGNAYPLLPITTDHAAAKMFLQNANPDMVSSQGTAINEALNLANTYYDNDEQTNRFLIIISDGEDHQEETKQVAQNIANEGVKVYTVGVGTEKGGPIPIKLNGALIGYKKDRMGETVITQRKPDVLQGIADASDGQYFDGNKTENPVEAIEKIIGNAQKNEFETKQFSDYKDQFQWFVGIGLLFLILDMFLFDKKTKWLKKVDLFNEES; encoded by the coding sequence ATTCCTGTAATAATTGTGGTTTTCCTATTAGTTTTATGGTGGAAAAAACGAACTCAAAAAAAGTTTGCTAACCCGTTGCTTTTATCTAAAATAGCACCAAATACATCAACCTTTAAATCGGTACTAAAACTTGTTTTCTTTTTGGTAGGATTATCATTTTTAATTCTATCATTAGTTAATCCTAAAATGGGAACAAAACTAAAAACTGTGAAAAGAGAAGGTGTTGATGTGGTGTTTGCTTTAGACGTTTCTAAGAGTATGTTAGCAGAAGATATTGCACCTAATAGATTAGAAAAAGCAAAACAAATTATATCTAAAACTATTGATAAGTTAGGCAGTGATAGAGTTGGTATTATTATCTATGCAGGTAATGCATATCCCCTACTCCCTATTACTACCGACCATGCTGCAGCAAAAATGTTTTTGCAAAATGCAAACCCAGACATGGTTTCAAGTCAAGGTACAGCCATTAATGAAGCTTTAAATTTGGCAAATACTTATTATGATAACGACGAACAAACAAATCGTTTTTTAATAATTATTTCAGATGGTGAAGATCATCAAGAAGAAACTAAACAAGTTGCCCAAAACATCGCTAACGAAGGTGTTAAAGTATATACCGTAGGTGTAGGAACCGAAAAAGGAGGGCCAATACCTATCAAATTAAATGGCGCGCTTATTGGTTATAAAAAAGACAGAATGGGAGAAACAGTAATTACCCAAAGAAAACCTGATGTTTTACAAGGAATTGCTGATGCTTCTGACGGACAATATTTTGATGGTAATAAAACTGAAAATCCAGTAGAAGCCATTGAGAAGATTATTGGAAACGCACAAAAAAATGAATTTGAAACAAAACAGTTTTCTGATTATAAAGACCAATTTCAATGGTTTGTAGGTATTGGACTATTGTTTTTGATTCTAGATATGTTTTTGTTTGATAAGAAAACCAAATGGTTGAAGAAAGTAGATTTGTTTAACGAAGAATCTTAA
- a CDS encoding SDR family oxidoreductase, producing the protein MNFKEQIFWVTGASSGIGKSLVIELSNYEAKLIISSRNESILREVKKSCKFPEKVMILPLDLEDYEKLHERVIKAISFFGRVDVLVNNGGISQRSLVKNTSIKVDKRLMDINYLGTVALTKALLPHFIDNKSGHFVVTTSIVGKIGTPLRSTYAATKHALHGFFDSLRAEHYKDNIAVTLIYPGFVTTNVSKNALTGNGTPQSTMDIATANGIDPDRFARMMLKAIKNKKEEVYIAGVKEKLGVYTKRFFPKLLSKMIRKLSVT; encoded by the coding sequence ATGAACTTTAAAGAACAAATATTTTGGGTAACAGGTGCGTCTTCAGGAATCGGTAAATCTCTAGTCATTGAGTTATCTAATTATGAAGCAAAATTAATTATATCATCAAGAAATGAAAGCATTTTAAGAGAAGTGAAAAAGAGTTGTAAATTTCCTGAAAAAGTTATGATTTTACCTTTAGATTTAGAAGATTATGAAAAACTTCATGAGAGGGTAATCAAAGCAATTTCATTTTTTGGAAGAGTAGATGTTTTAGTGAACAACGGAGGAATAAGTCAACGATCGCTAGTGAAAAATACTTCAATAAAAGTTGATAAACGTTTGATGGATATTAATTATTTAGGAACTGTGGCGCTGACAAAAGCCTTGTTACCTCATTTTATTGACAATAAATCAGGGCATTTTGTTGTAACCACGAGTATTGTTGGTAAAATAGGAACTCCATTACGTTCTACGTACGCTGCTACGAAACATGCTTTACATGGTTTTTTTGATAGTTTGAGAGCAGAACATTATAAAGACAACATTGCTGTTACTTTAATTTATCCAGGATTTGTAACTACCAATGTGTCGAAAAATGCATTAACAGGAAATGGTACCCCGCAAAGTACAATGGACATAGCGACAGCAAATGGTATAGATCCAGATAGATTTGCTAGAATGATGTTAAAAGCTATAAAGAATAAAAAAGAAGAAGTTTATATAGCAGGTGTGAAGGAAAAGTTAGGTGTATATACGAAACGTTTTTTCCCTAAGTTATTATCAAAAATGATTCGGAAATTAAGTGTTACTTAA
- a CDS encoding CvpA family protein yields MNTFDIIIAALLLFGFVRGLMKGLFVEVASLVALVAGVYGAIHFSYFIGDWLKTSVTWDEKYISLAAFAGTFVVIIVAIALLGKILTKIADFAALGILNKILGGVFGALKIGLILSVVFIFFGKMNDTIPFVKEKSLEESILFKSVKKIAPTIFPSIIKDQETQENEDNKELEITI; encoded by the coding sequence ATGAATACTTTTGATATTATTATTGCAGCATTACTACTTTTTGGCTTTGTAAGAGGTTTAATGAAAGGGTTGTTTGTAGAGGTTGCTTCACTAGTTGCTTTGGTTGCAGGAGTTTATGGGGCTATCCATTTTTCGTACTTTATTGGAGATTGGTTGAAAACTAGTGTTACTTGGGATGAAAAGTATATTTCTTTGGCGGCTTTTGCTGGAACTTTTGTGGTCATAATTGTAGCTATAGCACTATTAGGGAAAATTTTAACCAAAATAGCTGATTTTGCAGCTTTAGGAATTTTGAACAAAATTTTAGGTGGTGTTTTCGGTGCTTTAAAAATTGGATTAATTTTAAGTGTAGTTTTTATTTTCTTCGGAAAAATGAATGATACTATTCCGTTTGTAAAAGAGAAAAGCCTAGAAGAGTCTATTTTATTTAAATCAGTAAAGAAGATTGCTCCAACGATTTTTCCTTCGATTATAAAAGACCAAGAAACACAAGAAAATGAAGATAATAAAGAGCTAGAAATAACAATATAA
- a CDS encoding carbonic anhydrase family protein, whose product MKAHTKETQATMTPEKSLQYLKEGNLRFQNNLKANRNLLEQVNDTREGQFPFATILSCIDSRVSAELVFDQGLGDIFSARIAGNFVNEDILGSMEFACKLAGTKLIVVLGHTSCGAVKGACDNAQLGNLTNMLGKIKPAVEAVTEPKDESLRNSSNLEFVNNVAEKNVQLTIDRILNESEVLAEMHKNGEIMIVGAMYDIKDGAVTFFE is encoded by the coding sequence ATGAAAGCACATACTAAAGAAACACAAGCCACTATGACACCTGAAAAGTCATTACAATATTTAAAAGAAGGAAACTTAAGATTTCAAAATAACTTAAAAGCTAATCGTAATTTATTAGAGCAAGTCAACGATACTAGAGAAGGGCAATTTCCTTTTGCTACTATTTTAAGTTGTATTGATTCTAGAGTTTCAGCCGAATTAGTTTTTGATCAAGGTTTAGGTGATATTTTTAGCGCAAGAATTGCCGGTAATTTTGTAAACGAAGATATTTTAGGTAGTATGGAGTTTGCTTGTAAATTAGCAGGTACTAAATTAATCGTTGTTTTAGGACATACTAGTTGTGGGGCTGTTAAAGGAGCTTGTGACAATGCTCAGTTAGGTAACTTAACCAACATGTTAGGTAAAATTAAACCTGCTGTTGAAGCTGTAACTGAACCTAAAGATGAAAGTTTAAGAAACTCTTCTAATTTAGAGTTTGTAAATAACGTTGCAGAAAAGAATGTACAGTTAACTATTGATAGAATTTTAAACGAAAGTGAAGTACTAGCTGAAATGCATAAAAATGGTGAAATTATGATTGTTGGAGCTATGTACGACATTAAAGATGGTGCTGTTACTTTTTTTGAATAA
- a CDS encoding tetratricopeptide repeat protein has product MKSLQNLIFIIVLTVSTAVNAQQDTLKLQREARALLREGNKLYNKQKFSDAAIAYRKALGKNSKYEKASYNFGNTLYQEKKYKEAVEQFKVTTETSKDKMAQAEAYHNIGNAMMEQKQYEQAVEAFKNSLRRNPNDDETRYNLAVAQKEAKKQQQNQKDNKDKNKDEKNKDQKDQQKKNDKDKQNDKNKDQKGDDKDKKDDQKDQKNDDQKDQQKPNQDQKDKQNQKPKPQQGKMTPEQMKQLLESLNNEENKTQKKMNAKKSKGRKVKQEKDW; this is encoded by the coding sequence ATGAAAAGTTTACAAAATTTAATATTCATTATAGTCCTTACTGTTTCTACGGCGGTCAATGCACAGCAAGACACACTTAAACTACAACGTGAAGCACGTGCTTTGTTACGAGAAGGAAACAAGTTATACAATAAACAAAAGTTTAGTGATGCTGCTATTGCTTACCGGAAAGCTTTAGGTAAGAATAGTAAGTATGAAAAAGCAAGTTATAATTTTGGTAATACTTTATACCAAGAAAAGAAATACAAAGAAGCTGTAGAACAGTTTAAAGTAACCACTGAAACTTCAAAAGACAAGATGGCTCAGGCTGAAGCATATCATAACATTGGTAACGCAATGATGGAGCAAAAACAGTATGAACAAGCAGTTGAAGCTTTTAAAAATTCCTTACGTAGAAACCCAAATGATGATGAAACACGTTATAATTTAGCTGTTGCTCAAAAAGAAGCTAAAAAGCAACAACAAAATCAAAAAGATAACAAGGATAAAAATAAAGACGAAAAAAATAAAGATCAGAAAGATCAGCAGAAAAAAAACGACAAAGACAAACAAAACGATAAAAATAAAGATCAAAAAGGAGACGATAAGGATAAAAAAGATGATCAAAAAGATCAGAAAAATGACGATCAAAAAGATCAACAAAAACCTAATCAAGACCAAAAAGACAAACAAAATCAAAAACCTAAACCTCAACAAGGTAAGATGACTCCTGAACAAATGAAACAATTGTTAGAGAGTTTAAACAATGAGGAAAACAAGACGCAGAAAAAAATGAATGCGAAAAAATCAAAAGGAAGAAAAGTAAAACAAGAAAAAGACTGGTAA
- a CDS encoding CDC27 family protein: protein MRNLVIYLFLFVSISMLAQNANDLFLSANSLYKEGKYEEAIKLYEQIENENLASSEVYYNLANCYYKLNKIAPTIYNYEKALQLNPLNEDAKNNLVIAKRLTLDRVEALPKSVFQKLNENYLQKFTYNTWAVITVVFSFMASILFLLFYFSYTPSKKRTYFTTSIISFLFLTSSLAITYIQYNQAQNNIEAIIYSEEVSVKNEPTNNSNEIFTLHEGTKVNILDSVDNWKKLKLTDGKIGWVKTKTLKEL from the coding sequence ATGAGAAATTTAGTTATATATTTATTCTTATTTGTGTCAATTAGTATGTTGGCACAAAATGCCAATGATTTATTTTTAAGTGCTAATTCTTTATATAAAGAAGGAAAGTACGAAGAAGCTATTAAATTATATGAGCAAATAGAAAATGAAAACCTAGCTTCATCTGAAGTTTATTACAACTTAGCTAACTGTTACTATAAACTCAATAAAATAGCTCCTACTATTTATAATTACGAAAAAGCATTACAGTTAAACCCTTTAAACGAGGATGCAAAAAACAACTTAGTTATAGCAAAACGTTTAACTCTTGATAGAGTTGAGGCATTGCCAAAATCAGTATTTCAGAAGCTTAATGAAAACTATTTACAAAAGTTTACTTATAATACGTGGGCTGTAATTACTGTTGTATTTTCTTTTATGGCTTCTATTTTATTTTTACTGTTTTATTTTTCTTATACTCCAAGTAAAAAAAGAACCTACTTTACAACTAGTATTATCTCATTTCTATTTCTAACATCCTCTTTAGCTATAACATACATTCAATATAACCAAGCCCAAAACAATATTGAGGCCATTATTTATAGCGAAGAAGTTTCTGTTAAAAATGAACCTACTAATAATTCTAATGAGATTTTTACACTACACGAAGGAACTAAAGTTAATATATTAGACTCTGTAGATAATTGGAAAAAGTTAAAGTTAACTGACGGTAAAATTGGATGGGTAAAAACTAAAACTTTAAAAGAACTATAA
- a CDS encoding SulP family inorganic anion transporter, producing MFKTIKSDLPASIVVFFVALPLCLGIALASGAPLFSGVIAGIVGGIVVGALSGSKIGVSGPAAGLAAIVLTAIGNLGGYENFLVAVVLGGIIQILFGILKAGVIGYYFPSSVIKGMLTGIGIIIILKQIPHFFGYDAEPEGADSFIEPSGENTFSALLSITDNITIGSMIIGFIGLAILILWDRVLSKKGKIFQLIQGPLVAVVMGIVFFTLTQGNETLAIQASHLVSVPIPESFDSFLGQFTFPNFSAIANYEVWVTAFTIALVASLETLLCVEATDKLDPEKNVTPTNRELLAQGTGNILSGIIGGLPITQVIVRSSANIQSGGKSKMSAIIHGFFLLISVILIPTLLNKIPLSVLAAILLVVGYKLAKPSLFKQMFILGWKQFIPFIVTVLGIVFTDLLTGISLGLAVGVFVILIKSYQNSHFLHIEDKSNGIHKIKMTLAEEVTFFNKGAILKELDSLPENTHLELDVRKTRYLDNDIIEILEDFAFKAKERNINIKLISERGIVENPESFIKFFKLRPKAA from the coding sequence ATGTTTAAAACTATTAAAAGCGACTTGCCCGCAAGTATTGTCGTATTCTTTGTTGCCTTACCTTTATGTTTAGGTATTGCTTTGGCTAGTGGAGCTCCTCTTTTTTCTGGTGTAATTGCAGGAATTGTAGGAGGTATTGTAGTAGGTGCCTTGAGTGGCTCTAAAATAGGAGTTAGCGGTCCTGCAGCTGGTTTAGCTGCTATTGTATTAACTGCTATTGGTAATTTAGGTGGTTATGAAAACTTCTTAGTTGCAGTTGTACTAGGTGGAATTATCCAAATTCTTTTTGGTATTCTTAAGGCTGGTGTAATTGGCTATTATTTTCCATCATCTGTAATTAAAGGAATGCTTACTGGTATTGGTATTATTATTATCTTAAAGCAAATTCCTCATTTTTTCGGATATGACGCTGAACCAGAAGGTGCTGATAGTTTTATTGAACCTTCAGGAGAGAATACTTTTTCAGCTCTTTTAAGTATTACTGACAATATCACTATAGGATCAATGATTATTGGTTTTATTGGATTAGCAATATTAATTCTCTGGGATAGAGTTTTAAGTAAAAAAGGAAAAATATTTCAGTTAATTCAAGGACCATTAGTAGCAGTTGTTATGGGAATTGTCTTTTTTACTCTAACACAAGGAAATGAAACATTGGCAATACAAGCATCTCATTTAGTAAGCGTACCTATTCCTGAAAGTTTTGATTCTTTCTTAGGGCAATTTACCTTTCCTAATTTTAGTGCTATTGCCAACTACGAAGTTTGGGTAACCGCATTTACAATTGCACTAGTAGCCAGTTTAGAAACGCTACTTTGTGTTGAAGCTACTGACAAATTAGATCCTGAAAAAAATGTAACCCCAACAAACAGAGAATTACTAGCACAGGGAACAGGAAATATTTTATCTGGTATAATTGGAGGGCTACCTATTACTCAAGTAATTGTAAGAAGTTCTGCAAATATTCAATCAGGAGGTAAATCTAAAATGTCTGCGATTATACATGGTTTCTTCTTATTAATTTCAGTAATACTAATACCTACTTTATTAAATAAAATTCCATTATCTGTATTAGCAGCTATATTATTAGTAGTAGGTTATAAATTAGCCAAACCAAGTTTATTTAAGCAAATGTTTATTTTAGGATGGAAACAGTTCATTCCTTTTATTGTAACAGTTTTAGGTATTGTTTTTACTGATTTACTTACAGGAATTTCTTTAGGATTAGCTGTCGGTGTTTTTGTTATTTTGATAAAAAGTTACCAAAACTCTCACTTCTTACATATTGAGGATAAAAGCAACGGAATACACAAGATAAAAATGACACTTGCAGAAGAGGTTACTTTCTTTAACAAAGGAGCTATTTTAAAAGAATTAGATAGCTTACCTGAAAACACTCATTTAGAATTAGATGTAAGAAAAACTAGATACTTAGATAACGACATTATCGAAATTTTAGAAGACTTTGCTTTTAAAGCTAAAGAAAGAAATATTAATATTAAACTTATTTCAGAACGTGGTATTGTAGAAAACCCAGAAAGTTTTATTAAGTTTTTTAAACTTAGACCAAAAGCAGCATAA
- a CDS encoding BatD family protein, with protein sequence MKLKIYISLLVSFITFTIHAQDAALTATVSKNKLGVNQRLRIEFSINKQGADNFKAPSFTNFKIVGGPSQSVSQSWINGKVSFNQSYTYILQPKRKGEFNIPSASIEIDGKTLTSNPIKVIVLDAVDIPKNPNDPNYIAEQNIHLVAEVSKSQPYVGEGIYVEYRLYFSDNVGIYDNAITEAPQYNGFWNQEIKRNGMPVKTGTYNGEQYRYAVLHKALLIPTTSGKLTIDPMKMDIVVAVPTGRADFFGNVITRQVRKEFSSAKKIVNAQALPMNNKPKDFTGAVGQFSFDVSLSKNTLKANESSQIKVSVKGKGNLKLFELPKIETPKELEVYQPERKESVRITGTGLSGSITDNYTVVPEFKGKYRIPKTSFSYFNPKEKVYQTITTDDLYVDVLEGKEIPTDSDTNAVAKQDVKVTGSDFRYIQTSTNLQPIKTEDFFKSTLFYILLLLPILTIPIGIIIQKKREERNSDVLGNKLRKADKLAKKYLSEAQKQLGNKEAFYEALERALHNYLKAKLGVETSDISREKITDLLANKNVSKETISNFIEVFNNCDFARYTPITNTQMKEEYEKAKQVITQLDRQL encoded by the coding sequence ATGAAGTTAAAAATATACATATCGTTATTAGTTAGTTTTATAACATTTACCATTCATGCACAAGATGCTGCATTAACGGCCACCGTTAGTAAAAATAAGTTAGGTGTAAACCAACGATTACGTATTGAGTTTTCAATAAACAAACAAGGAGCCGATAATTTCAAAGCACCAAGCTTCACAAACTTTAAAATAGTTGGTGGTCCTAGTCAATCAGTAAGTCAATCTTGGATTAACGGTAAGGTTTCCTTTAATCAATCATACACTTACATTTTACAACCTAAGAGAAAAGGAGAATTTAACATTCCTTCTGCGAGTATTGAAATTGATGGAAAGACACTCACCTCTAACCCTATAAAAGTTATCGTTCTAGATGCTGTAGACATCCCTAAAAACCCGAACGATCCTAATTACATTGCAGAACAGAACATTCATTTAGTTGCTGAAGTTTCCAAATCTCAACCTTATGTTGGTGAAGGTATTTATGTAGAATATCGATTATATTTTAGCGATAATGTTGGAATTTACGATAATGCCATAACAGAAGCTCCACAATACAATGGTTTCTGGAACCAAGAAATTAAACGTAACGGAATGCCTGTTAAAACTGGAACATACAATGGAGAGCAATATCGTTATGCTGTATTACACAAAGCTTTATTAATTCCAACAACATCTGGTAAGCTAACAATAGACCCTATGAAGATGGATATTGTTGTAGCAGTTCCTACTGGAAGAGCTGACTTTTTTGGAAACGTAATTACACGTCAAGTCCGTAAAGAATTCTCTTCTGCTAAGAAAATAGTTAATGCTCAGGCCTTACCTATGAATAACAAACCAAAAGACTTTACTGGTGCTGTTGGTCAGTTTTCATTCGATGTTTCTTTAAGCAAGAATACCTTAAAGGCTAACGAATCATCGCAAATTAAGGTTTCTGTGAAAGGAAAAGGAAATTTAAAACTTTTTGAACTCCCAAAAATTGAAACCCCTAAAGAACTAGAGGTTTATCAACCAGAAAGAAAAGAAAGCGTTCGTATTACTGGAACAGGACTATCTGGATCTATTACAGATAATTACACTGTTGTTCCGGAATTCAAAGGAAAATATAGAATTCCAAAAACTAGCTTTTCTTACTTTAACCCAAAAGAAAAAGTGTATCAAACCATCACTACAGATGATTTATATGTTGATGTTTTGGAAGGAAAAGAAATTCCGACAGATTCAGATACTAATGCAGTTGCTAAACAAGACGTAAAAGTTACGGGTAGCGATTTCAGATACATCCAAACATCTACTAACTTACAACCTATAAAAACTGAAGATTTCTTTAAATCTACATTATTTTATATTCTTTTGTTGCTTCCTATTTTAACAATTCCTATTGGAATTATTATTCAGAAAAAGAGAGAAGAACGTAATAGTGATGTGCTAGGAAACAAGCTACGAAAGGCAGACAAACTCGCCAAGAAATACTTATCGGAAGCACAAAAACAATTAGGAAATAAAGAAGCTTTTTATGAAGCCTTAGAAAGAGCTTTACATAATTACTTGAAGGCTAAACTAGGCGTAGAAACTTCTGATATAAGTCGTGAAAAAATTACTGATTTACTAGCTAATAAAAATGTTAGCAAAGAAACCATTAGCAACTTTATTGAAGTATTTAACAATTGTGATTTTGCTAGATATACTCCAATTACCAATACACAAATGAAGGAAGAATATGAAAAAGCAAAACAAGTAATAACGCAATTAGACAGACAGTTATAA